A single window of Buchnera aphidicola (Cinara cuneomaculata) DNA harbors:
- the ung gene encoding uracil-DNA glycosylase: MYPSWSNFFYLEKKKKYFINLQNRLKQIRKNTIVYPSEKNVFNAFLLTPVPDIKVVILGQDPYCNPNQAHGLSFSVLDSVKIPPSLKNIFIELKNNFLMSNIKMRGCLKPWAQQGILLLNSILTVSSGCPQSHKGLGWEIFTDQVIKFISIVRTRVIFILWGAYAHQKSKLINTNIHFILKSSHPSPLSCYRGFFGCRHFLKINMILKYLKKQPIDWFKDIQY, from the coding sequence ATTTATCCGTCATGGTCGAATTTTTTTTATCTAGAAAAAAAAAAAAAATATTTTATTAATTTACAAAATAGATTAAAACAGATACGAAAAAACACGATTGTATATCCATCGGAAAAAAATGTTTTTAATGCTTTTTTATTAACTCCTGTACCAGATATTAAAGTAGTAATATTAGGACAAGATCCGTATTGTAATCCTAATCAAGCACACGGCCTATCATTTTCTGTTCTTGATTCTGTTAAAATACCTCCTTCGTTGAAAAATATTTTTATAGAATTAAAAAATAATTTTTTGATGTCTAATATTAAAATGCGCGGATGTTTAAAACCATGGGCTCAACAAGGTATATTGTTATTAAATTCAATATTAACAGTTTCAAGCGGATGTCCTCAATCACATAAAGGATTAGGTTGGGAAATTTTTACTGATCAAGTTATTAAATTTATTAGTATTGTTAGGACGAGGGTAATCTTTATATTATGGGGAGCATATGCTCATCAAAAATCTAAGCTTATTAATACAAATATACATTTTATTTTAAAATCGTCGCATCCATCACCATTATCATGTTATCGAGGTTTTTTTGGATGCAGACATTTTTTGAAAATAAATATGATATTAAAATATCTAAAAAAACAACCGATCGATTGGTTTAAAGATATTCAATATTAA
- the pta gene encoding phosphate acetyltransferase, producing the protein MKNYIEEFKFFLQKKASSLVKTIVFPEGNNINIIKAACICSKLKISKCILLGNRKYIYDIAIKNQLMIDKNIIVINPDNIRHRYIENLFQMRKYKDIPDHQSSLNLLSNNIILSLMMLNQNDVDGVVAGIEHSTADVIRPAFKLIQNNCTNSFVSSIFLMLFPDQVLIYGDCAINQYPDSNTLAKIAIQSAETAHSVGIFPKVAMLSYSTGNSGSGISVDKVRESINIVKNINSSLLIDGPMQYDTAVSSEIACIKLPNSKVAGKATVLIFPDLNSGNITYKAVQRSTGIISIGPILQGLQKPVNDLSRGATINDIVYTTAMTVIQSF; encoded by the coding sequence ATGAAAAATTATATAGAAGAATTTAAATTTTTTTTACAAAAAAAAGCTAGTTCATTAGTTAAAACGATTGTTTTTCCTGAAGGAAATAATATTAATATCATTAAAGCTGCATGTATATGTAGTAAATTAAAGATATCAAAATGTATATTGCTGGGAAATAGAAAGTATATATATGATATTGCTATTAAGAATCAATTGATGATAGATAAAAATATTATTGTAATTAATCCAGATAATATTCGTCATCGTTATATTGAAAATTTATTTCAGATGAGAAAATATAAAGATATTCCAGATCATCAATCATCTTTAAATTTATTAAGTAATAATATAATATTATCATTAATGATGTTAAATCAAAATGATGTAGACGGTGTTGTAGCTGGAATTGAACATTCTACAGCTGATGTTATACGCCCTGCATTTAAATTAATACAAAATAATTGTACAAATTCGTTTGTATCATCAATTTTTTTAATGTTATTTCCGGATCAAGTATTGATATATGGCGATTGTGCCATTAATCAATATCCAGATTCTAATACACTTGCTAAAATCGCAATACAATCTGCAGAGACGGCACATTCTGTTGGAATATTTCCTAAAGTAGCTATGTTATCGTATTCTACTGGTAATTCAGGATCGGGAATTTCTGTAGATAAAGTTAGAGAATCTATTAATATAGTAAAAAATATTAATTCAAGTTTATTAATTGATGGTCCGATGCAATATGATACTGCTGTTTCATCAGAAATAGCGTGTATTAAATTACCTAATTCTAAAGTAGCTGGTAAAGCTACAGTTTTAATTTTTCCAGATTTAAATTCTGGGAATATTACATATAAAGCCGTTCAACGTTCTACAGGGATTATATCTATCGGTCCTATTTTACAAGGTTTACAAAAACCTGTGAATGATTTATCCCGTGGAGCAACAATAAACGATATAGTTTATACAACTGCTATGACAGTAATTCAATCGTTTTAA
- the prmC gene encoding peptide chain release factor N(5)-glutamine methyltransferase: MKVFKWIFNAKKKLVNSSTPQLDAELLICYVLKYSKKELFLNSMRIIKFNNLLVLRYLLNRRILGEPIEYIINKKDFWSFSLFISSSVLIPRPDTEIIVEQILLKVSLNFKLVLDLGTGSGAIALAIATEFPQCKVIGTDNNLNALSIARYNAKQLNKKNTIFVYSDWFSHLPCKKFHVIVCNPPYLSEQDFNNSFTNLIFEPYNALVSGKTGIECIQYIIENSCFYLIDGGWLYIEHCYKQTNIVQRIFKNNFFIKISSIKDYSNCNRVTYGCFKKKG, encoded by the coding sequence ATGAAAGTTTTTAAATGGATATTTAACGCAAAAAAAAAATTAGTGAATAGTTCAACACCACAATTAGATGCAGAGTTATTAATATGTTACGTATTAAAATATTCAAAAAAAGAATTATTTTTAAATTCTATGCGAATAATTAAATTTAATAATTTATTGGTATTACGTTATTTATTAAATAGACGAATATTAGGAGAACCAATAGAGTATATTATTAATAAAAAAGATTTTTGGTCTTTTTCTTTATTTATTTCTTCTTCTGTTTTAATTCCTAGGCCAGATACAGAAATTATAGTTGAACAGATTTTATTAAAAGTTTCTTTAAATTTCAAGTTAGTTCTTGACTTAGGAACTGGTAGTGGTGCAATTGCATTAGCAATAGCTACAGAATTTCCTCAATGTAAAGTTATTGGCACGGATAATAATTTAAATGCCTTATCAATAGCTCGGTATAATGCTAAACAATTAAATAAGAAGAACACTATATTTGTATATAGCGATTGGTTCTCACATCTTCCTTGTAAAAAGTTTCATGTAATTGTCTGTAATCCACCATATTTATCTGAACAAGATTTTAATAATTCTTTTACAAATCTTATTTTTGAACCATATAATGCATTGGTTTCTGGCAAAACAGGAATAGAATGTATACAGTATATTATAGAAAATTCTTGTTTTTATCTTATTGACGGTGGTTGGTTATATATTGAACATTGTTATAAACAAACTAATATAGTACAAAGGATTTTTAAAAATAATTTTTTTATAAAAATATCTTCAATAAAAGATTATTCTAATTGTAATAGAGTGACTTATGGATGTTTTAAAAAAAAAGGATAA
- a CDS encoding redoxin domain-containing protein, which translates to MILVSKKAPDFTAPAILHDGTIINDFNLYRNSNKKITVLFFWPLDFTFVCPSELIAFNNSYNEFKNRDVNIIGVSVDSVYTHNAWRNTTPDNGGIGSIKFPMISDITKNIQQSYGVEHTTLKIALRASFIIDQDHIVRHQSINDLPIGRNIIDIIRIIDALKFYKKFGEVCPANWYPGKEAIIATTDGIKKYLSKNFKKI; encoded by the coding sequence ATGATTTTAGTATCTAAAAAAGCTCCTGATTTTACCGCTCCAGCTATCCTGCACGACGGAACCATAATAAACGATTTTAATCTTTACCGAAATTCTAATAAAAAAATAACAGTATTATTTTTTTGGCCTTTAGATTTCACCTTCGTATGTCCGTCAGAATTAATCGCATTTAATAATTCATATAACGAATTTAAAAATAGAGATGTAAATATCATTGGTGTTTCCGTAGATTCAGTATATACACATAATGCATGGCGTAATACTACACCCGATAATGGAGGTATTGGATCTATAAAATTTCCTATGATATCTGATATCACTAAAAATATACAACAATCTTATGGTGTTGAACATACAACATTAAAAATAGCATTACGAGCTTCTTTTATAATAGATCAAGATCATATAGTCCGACATCAGTCTATTAACGATCTCCCAATTGGTCGTAATATTATAGATATCATTCGAATAATTGACGCACTAAAATTTTATAAAAAATTTGGTGAAGTTTGTCCTGCTAACTGGTATCCGGGCAAAGAAGCAATTATCGCAACAACAGATGGAATAAAAAAATATTTATCTAAAAATTTTAAAAAAATATAA
- the grpE gene encoding nucleotide exchange factor GrpE, translating into MQKKIDNEKKNDTNDKPIIINRKKIIKEKINKIEKKILQFKKEKKVIKLRYYADIDNLTKKNKKEIQLIKHNKFKNFLKSITSIIDKIYNLVKISINSNSTENTVTEGIRLTFNILEKNLKTWHVKIINKVNIPFDPNIHVMTINKEINEHKNNKIVKKIKKNGYIFKKEIIKKAIVTII; encoded by the coding sequence ATGCAAAAAAAAATTGATAACGAAAAAAAAAATGATACAAATGACAAACCTATCATTATTAATCGAAAAAAAATAATAAAAGAAAAAATCAATAAAATAGAAAAAAAAATCCTTCAATTTAAAAAAGAAAAAAAAGTTATAAAATTAAGATATTATGCCGATATCGATAATTTAACTAAAAAAAATAAAAAAGAAATACAACTAATCAAACATAATAAATTTAAAAATTTCTTAAAATCTATAACATCTATTATTGATAAAATTTATAATCTAGTAAAAATATCAATAAATTCAAATTCTACAGAAAATACAGTTACAGAAGGTATACGATTAACATTCAATATCTTAGAAAAGAACTTAAAAACATGGCATGTTAAAATAATAAATAAAGTCAATATACCTTTTGATCCAAATATACATGTTATGACAATAAATAAAGAAATAAACGAACATAAAAATAATAAAATAGTTAAAAAAATAAAAAAAAATGGGTATATTTTTAAAAAAGAAATCATTAAAAAAGCTATAGTTACTATTATATAA
- the prfA gene encoding peptide chain release factor 1: MKKSIITKLKNLIKRYTELEQLLSNNYTKFNKEEFFKLSKEKSELFRLNESFMQWLSIKSEIKDIKLMLKDPVVRTLAEEELYILNNKKKQIERKIKMLLLPDDPYDKNSCFIEIRAATGGLEAAIFSGELCRMYMRYADLRSWKVSIINMHEGEKGGYKVVILKVIGAGVCKRLKFESGGHRVQRVPQTESQGRIHTSTCTVAIMPEAPKSEKIILNINDLKIDTFRSSGAGGQHVNTTDSAVRITHIPTGNVVECQDERSQHKNKEKALSVLSAKIYSEKNAQKESESSLMRKNLLGTGSRSDRNRTYNYPQNRVTDHRINLTLYRLNEVLSGKLDLFINPLLQEYQADLLLMTE, translated from the coding sequence ATGAAAAAATCAATTATTACAAAATTAAAAAATTTAATAAAAAGATATACAGAATTAGAACAGTTATTATCAAATAATTATACAAAATTTAATAAAGAAGAATTTTTTAAATTATCTAAAGAAAAATCAGAATTATTCAGATTAAATGAATCATTTATGCAATGGTTATCTATAAAATCAGAAATTAAAGATATTAAGTTAATGTTAAAAGATCCAGTCGTTAGGACGTTAGCTGAAGAAGAATTATATATATTAAATAATAAAAAAAAACAGATTGAAAGAAAAATAAAAATGTTATTACTTCCAGACGATCCGTATGATAAAAATAGCTGCTTTATTGAAATTAGAGCTGCAACAGGAGGATTAGAAGCTGCAATTTTTTCTGGAGAGTTATGTAGAATGTATATGAGATATGCTGATTTACGGTCTTGGAAAGTTAGTATTATTAATATGCATGAAGGAGAAAAAGGAGGTTATAAGGTAGTTATTTTAAAAGTTATAGGAGCGGGAGTATGTAAGCGATTAAAATTTGAATCCGGAGGTCATAGAGTACAACGAGTTCCGCAAACAGAATCTCAAGGTCGTATACATACTTCAACATGTACAGTAGCTATTATGCCTGAAGCACCAAAATCAGAAAAAATTATTTTAAATATTAATGATTTAAAAATTGATACGTTTCGTTCTTCAGGTGCAGGTGGACAACACGTTAATACAACTGATTCTGCAGTCCGTATTACACACATCCCTACGGGCAATGTTGTTGAATGTCAAGATGAACGATCTCAACATAAAAATAAAGAAAAAGCTTTGTCAGTTTTGTCTGCTAAAATTTATTCTGAAAAAAATGCACAAAAAGAATCAGAAAGTTCATTAATGAGAAAAAACCTATTGGGTACAGGATCAAGATCAGATAGAAACAGGACATATAACTATCCTCAAAATAGAGTAACTGATCATCGTATTAATTTAACTTTATATCGATTAAATGAGGTTTTATCTGGAAAATTAGATTTATTTATTAATCCATTGTTACAAGAATATCAAGCAGATTTATTATTAATGACAGAATAG
- the grxD gene encoding Grx4 family monothiol glutaredoxin has product MKDVFKKIKQQLKDNNIIIYIKGSPEHPSCGFSAKAVQVLSLYTADFFYVDVLQHPDIRSALPKYSNWPTFPQLWINQRLIGGCDIILELSNNGELLRLIQNCHK; this is encoded by the coding sequence ATGAAAGATGTTTTTAAAAAAATAAAACAACAATTAAAAGACAATAATATTATTATTTATATAAAAGGATCTCCAGAACATCCTAGTTGCGGTTTTTCAGCTAAAGCAGTTCAAGTTTTATCTTTATATACTGCAGATTTTTTTTACGTTGATGTTTTGCAACACCCTGATATTCGTTCAGCTTTACCCAAGTATTCTAATTGGCCGACGTTTCCACAATTGTGGATTAATCAGCGATTAATAGGAGGATGCGATATAATATTAGAATTATCAAATAATGGTGAATTACTACGTTTAATCCAAAATTGTCACAAATAA
- a CDS encoding acetate/propionate family kinase, producing the protein MKKKLILVLNCGSSSIKFSIIDPVKIVKYIDGIVEFMQTTASLIIYDYIVDKKLLNKFDNINSYEQLIILIFDILSSKYKNYINYVIGIGHRVVHGGEYLNKSMIIDHDVLLKIQQASIFAPLHNPFHIIAIQISLQKISKLKNSNIAVFDTAFHHTIPKKSFLYAIPYRFYKNYSIRRYGAHGINHLYITQTCSLFLKKSLDQVNIISCHLGSGSSITAIVNGQSVDTSMGLTPLEGLIMGTRCGDIDPSIIFYMVQHLGISITEVQKILTKESGVLGISDLTSDFRELEKKYYMHKKVKLSIDMFCHRVCKYISGYSVLMNGRLDAIVFTGGIGENSSFIRNKIIKKLSLLNFFVDIKKNIKNNKKNFFINTDCSKPILVVQANENQIIAQETYDLLK; encoded by the coding sequence ATGAAAAAAAAATTGATTTTAGTATTAAACTGCGGTAGTTCATCTATAAAGTTTTCAATTATCGATCCTGTTAAAATAGTTAAATATATTGATGGTATTGTAGAATTCATGCAGACTACAGCGTCTTTGATAATATACGATTATATCGTTGATAAAAAATTGTTGAATAAATTTGATAATATAAATTCATATGAACAATTAATTATATTAATTTTTGATATATTATCTTCTAAATACAAAAATTATATAAATTATGTAATTGGTATTGGACATCGTGTAGTACACGGTGGAGAATATTTAAATAAATCTATGATCATTGATCACGATGTTTTATTAAAAATTCAACAAGCGTCTATTTTTGCTCCTTTACATAATCCATTTCATATAATTGCTATTCAGATATCTTTACAAAAAATATCAAAATTAAAAAATAGTAATATAGCAGTATTTGATACTGCTTTTCATCATACGATACCAAAAAAATCATTTTTATATGCTATTCCTTATCGATTTTATAAAAATTATTCTATTCGTAGATATGGTGCTCACGGTATAAATCATTTATATATAACACAAACATGTTCTCTATTTTTAAAAAAATCTCTTGATCAAGTAAATATTATTAGTTGTCATTTAGGTAGCGGATCTTCTATTACAGCTATTGTAAATGGTCAATCAGTAGATACATCGATGGGTTTAACGCCATTAGAAGGATTAATAATGGGAACTCGGTGTGGAGATATTGATCCGTCTATAATTTTTTATATGGTTCAACATTTAGGAATATCTATTACTGAAGTACAAAAAATATTAACGAAAGAATCAGGAGTTTTAGGAATTAGCGATTTAACTAGTGATTTTAGAGAATTAGAAAAAAAATATTATATGCATAAAAAAGTAAAATTATCTATTGATATGTTTTGTCATCGAGTATGTAAATATATTAGTGGATATTCTGTATTAATGAATGGACGATTAGATGCCATTGTATTTACCGGCGGAATTGGAGAAAATTCTAGTTTTATACGTAATAAAATTATAAAAAAATTATCTTTATTAAATTTTTTTGTTGATATTAAAAAAAATATAAAAAATAACAAAAAAAATTTTTTTATAAATACTGATTGTAGTAAACCTATATTGGTAGTACAAGCTAATGAAAATCAGATTATTGCTCAGGAAACGTATGATTTACTTAAATAA
- the gyrA gene encoding DNA topoisomerase (ATP-hydrolyzing) subunit A, translating to MKDIAKEIKQVNIEEELKRSYLDYAMSVIIGRALPDVRDGLKPVHRRILFAMNILNNEWNKPYKKSARIVGDVIGKYHPHGDSAVYDAIVRMAQPFSLRYTLIDGQGNFGSIDGDSAAAMRYTEIRMSKITHEMLSDLDKNTVNFILNYDGTEKIPEILPTKIPNLLINGSSGIAVGMATNIPPHNLKEIINGCIAYLHNPKITLKKLMMYIPGPDFPTAGIIYGKIGIEEAYRTGKGKISIRSRYSIEINNKTKKESLIIYELPYQVNKSKLIEKIALLIKEKKIQGISTIRDESDKDGMRIVIEIKKDFFTKIILNQLYTMTALQTSFGINMVALSSGQPKQMSLKKILKAFIKHRKKIITRKCLFKLKKYTKKIHILEGFYVALNNINKIIEVIKIANNNKNAKKNLEKIIWKNKLTIQYQDNIHLDQLHFNFSKKQVQAILNIKLNKLTKLEKNNIYKKYKYLLIKQKKLENILSNSHKLKKIITNELVQIKKQFSDVRRTKIINKTSEINMEDIVVKESVVVTLSRSGYVKYQPISDYNAQKRGGKGKSAAKTKEEDNIENLLVANSHDTILCFSSRGILYWMKVYQLPETSRHARGRPIINLLPLTQKERITTILPISEYKSSINIIMATALGFIKKTPLNQFQKPRNSGIIAINLRKKDELIGVALTNGQNNILMFSSKGKVVQFSENKIRNMGRTASGIKGIKIVDNDRLVSLIVPNKKDDILIVTENGYGKRTKINQFPIKSRATKGVISIRVTPKNGVVIGAIQVHHDNQIMIITNAGTLVRTRVSEIAILKRNTQGVILIRTTKKEKVVGLQKLSHTPLLS from the coding sequence ATGAAAGACATTGCAAAAGAAATCAAACAGGTCAATATTGAAGAAGAATTAAAAAGATCTTATCTTGATTATGCTATGTCTGTAATCATTGGCCGAGCTTTACCTGATGTACGAGACGGATTAAAACCCGTACATCGTAGAATATTATTTGCTATGAATATATTAAATAATGAATGGAATAAACCATATAAAAAATCTGCTAGAATTGTAGGTGATGTTATTGGTAAATATCATCCTCATGGAGATTCAGCAGTCTATGATGCTATAGTACGAATGGCTCAACCATTTTCATTAAGATATACATTAATTGATGGGCAAGGAAACTTCGGATCTATTGACGGAGATTCTGCTGCGGCTATGAGATATACAGAAATACGTATGTCCAAAATTACACATGAGATGTTAAGTGATTTAGATAAAAATACAGTTAATTTTATTTTAAATTATGATGGTACCGAGAAAATACCTGAAATTTTACCTACAAAAATTCCTAATTTACTAATTAACGGATCCTCTGGAATTGCTGTAGGTATGGCTACTAATATTCCTCCTCATAATTTAAAAGAAATTATTAACGGCTGCATTGCATACCTACATAATCCGAAAATTACATTAAAAAAATTAATGATGTATATTCCAGGACCTGATTTTCCAACCGCGGGTATTATTTATGGAAAAATCGGTATTGAAGAAGCTTACCGTACTGGTAAAGGAAAGATATCCATTAGATCTAGATATTCTATCGAAATCAATAACAAAACTAAAAAAGAATCCTTAATAATATACGAATTACCTTATCAAGTTAATAAATCTAAATTAATTGAAAAAATTGCATTATTAATAAAAGAAAAAAAAATTCAAGGTATCTCTACTATTCGCGATGAATCCGATAAAGACGGCATGAGAATTGTTATAGAAATAAAAAAAGATTTTTTTACTAAAATAATTCTTAATCAATTATATACAATGACTGCATTACAAACATCTTTCGGAATTAATATGGTTGCACTGTCATCAGGACAACCAAAACAAATGAGTTTAAAGAAAATTTTAAAAGCATTTATTAAACATAGAAAAAAAATTATTACTCGAAAATGCTTATTTAAGCTAAAAAAATATACAAAAAAAATACATATACTAGAAGGATTTTATGTCGCGCTAAATAATATTAACAAAATTATTGAAGTTATAAAAATTGCAAATAATAATAAAAATGCTAAAAAAAATTTAGAAAAAATAATCTGGAAAAATAAATTGACTATTCAATATCAAGATAATATACATCTTGATCAATTACATTTCAATTTTAGTAAAAAACAAGTACAAGCTATTTTAAATATCAAATTAAATAAACTAACTAAATTAGAAAAAAATAATATTTATAAAAAATATAAATATTTACTTATAAAACAAAAAAAATTAGAAAATATATTATCTAATTCTCATAAATTAAAAAAAATTATTACTAACGAATTAGTACAGATAAAAAAACAATTTTCTGATGTTCGAAGAACTAAAATTATTAACAAAACATCCGAAATTAATATGGAAGACATTGTAGTAAAAGAAAGTGTTGTAGTAACATTATCACGATCCGGATACGTAAAATACCAACCAATTTCTGATTATAACGCGCAAAAAAGAGGAGGAAAAGGGAAATCAGCTGCTAAAACAAAAGAAGAAGATAATATAGAAAACTTATTAGTTGCAAATTCACATGATACAATTCTCTGTTTTTCAAGTAGAGGGATATTATACTGGATGAAAGTGTACCAATTACCAGAAACCAGCCGTCATGCCCGCGGACGTCCAATAATTAATTTATTACCTTTAACACAAAAAGAAAGAATAACAACCATTTTACCTATTTCGGAATATAAATCATCCATAAATATTATTATGGCTACTGCTTTAGGGTTTATTAAAAAAACACCGTTAAACCAATTTCAAAAACCCCGAAATTCAGGAATCATTGCTATTAATTTAAGAAAAAAAGATGAATTAATTGGTGTAGCGTTAACTAATGGACAAAATAATATTTTAATGTTTAGTTCCAAAGGAAAAGTAGTGCAATTTTCTGAAAATAAAATAAGAAATATGGGACGTACCGCTTCTGGTATAAAAGGAATAAAAATTGTTGATAATGATCGATTAGTTTCCTTAATAGTGCCAAATAAAAAAGACGATATACTAATAGTAACTGAAAATGGATACGGAAAAAGAACCAAAATAAATCAATTTCCTATTAAATCGCGTGCAACTAAAGGTGTTATTTCTATTCGAGTAACCCCTAAAAACGGAGTCGTTATTGGTGCTATACAAGTACATCATGATAATCAAATTATGATTATTACGAACGCAGGAACTCTTGTTAGAACAAGAGTATCTGAAATTGCAATTTTGAAAAGAAATACTCAAGGAGTTATTTTAATTCGTACTACAAAAAAAGAAAAAGTAGTTGGTTTACAAAAACTATCACATACTCCTTTATTATCATAA
- a CDS encoding tetratricopeptide repeat protein produces the protein MIDFKNIDFSTMSLFEVMMKIIANIRNDFNEIKIMNIYIKKIQEVLFCISDKFSEIEKLEKLLFLFYKTWNFGSAINVYKLSDMIWLDNVILYHKGNSFSLGIILIYIASQLNLTIIPIIFPTQLILKFQSLEKKIFYINPINGEILNKHILKVWLKGNISSSTKLEESYLQESEPLLIIQKILDILKIALIEERSIELALHVSNILLKIKPKDPYEIRDRGLIFSQLQCYHVAISDLLYFIEQCPEDPVSDIIKMQIHSIEQKRNTLH, from the coding sequence ATGATAGATTTTAAGAATATTGATTTTTCTACAATGTCTTTATTTGAAGTTATGATGAAAATAATAGCAAATATTCGTAATGATTTTAATGAGATTAAAATTATGAATATTTATATAAAAAAAATACAAGAAGTTTTATTCTGTATTTCTGATAAATTCTCAGAAATAGAAAAATTAGAAAAATTATTATTCTTGTTTTATAAGACTTGGAACTTTGGTAGTGCTATAAATGTATATAAATTATCAGATATGATCTGGTTAGATAACGTAATTTTATATCATAAAGGTAATTCCTTTTCTTTAGGAATTATTCTGATATATATTGCTAGTCAATTAAATTTGACTATTATACCAATAATTTTTCCAACGCAACTGATTTTAAAATTTCAAAGCCTTGAGAAAAAAATTTTTTATATTAATCCTATAAATGGAGAAATACTTAATAAGCATATTCTTAAAGTTTGGTTGAAGGGGAATATTAGTTCGTCTACTAAATTAGAAGAGAGTTACTTACAAGAATCGGAACCATTACTTATTATACAAAAAATTTTAGACATTTTAAAAATTGCTTTAATTGAAGAACGAAGTATTGAGTTGGCTTTACATGTTAGTAATATACTATTGAAAATTAAACCCAAAGATCCATATGAAATTAGAGATAGAGGATTAATTTTTTCTCAATTACAGTGTTATCATGTAGCTATTTCAGATTTATTATATTTTATTGAACAATGCCCCGAGGATCCGGTTAGTGACATTATAAAAATGCAAATTCATTCTATTGAACAAAAAAGAAATACTTTACATTAA